One stretch of Bacteroidota bacterium DNA includes these proteins:
- a CDS encoding glycosyltransferase family 9 protein: MKPRRILIIRPDRIGDVVLTTPLIRTVKQSFPNSFVAVMVNSISGVLLQNNPNIDLLITDDPQGKDAGKKGFWSQVHTLRKLHFDTGLIPLPRERHAWMMLLAGIRRRIGVGGKIYQILTGTRTVSRNKYIPLRHEADYVMDLGRKIGVKNDDITPELFVSANEKEQSAFYFRNKNFDLTKPIIGINPSSNNSVPNWRAERYVQLCETLSKRHQLFINIGIGNPVLEKHFEQFKEKHIVYTGSDLRELIALCSMLSILVSSSTGTQHIAAALKIPTVTMFCPLPACSFKLWGSLGNKSEVVLPAEGYCQNRCPGNPKVCTFEEISVDAVLSRIEHVIRK; the protein is encoded by the coding sequence ATGAAACCACGCCGCATTCTTATCATCCGACCGGATCGAATCGGTGACGTCGTTCTTACCACTCCTCTCATTCGTACTGTGAAACAATCATTTCCGAACTCCTTTGTCGCGGTCATGGTCAATTCCATTTCAGGAGTATTACTGCAAAATAATCCGAATATCGATCTGCTTATTACAGACGATCCTCAAGGAAAAGATGCAGGGAAAAAAGGATTTTGGAGTCAGGTACATACATTACGGAAATTACACTTTGATACAGGATTAATACCTCTTCCCCGTGAACGACACGCGTGGATGATGCTCCTTGCCGGAATTCGCCGTCGCATCGGAGTTGGGGGTAAGATCTATCAAATTCTCACCGGAACAAGGACGGTGAGCAGAAATAAATATATTCCTCTGCGTCATGAAGCGGACTATGTTATGGATCTTGGAAGAAAGATTGGTGTAAAAAATGACGATATCACACCGGAATTGTTTGTCAGTGCAAACGAGAAAGAACAATCAGCATTTTATTTTAGGAATAAAAACTTCGACCTTACTAAACCGATTATCGGAATCAATCCAAGTTCAAATAACTCTGTTCCGAATTGGCGGGCTGAACGGTATGTTCAATTATGTGAAACCCTATCCAAACGACACCAATTATTCATTAATATTGGAATCGGGAATCCAGTTTTGGAAAAACATTTTGAACAGTTTAAGGAAAAACATATTGTATACACGGGAAGCGATCTTCGTGAACTAATAGCTTTGTGCAGTATGCTTTCAATACTCGTATCATCAAGCACGGGAACACAGCATATCGCTGCAGCATTGAAAATTCCGACAGTGACAATGTTTTGCCCGCTTCCAGCCTGTTCCTTCAAATTATGGGGTTCACTTGGCAATAAATCGGAAGTTGTTCTTCCGGCAGAAGGATATTGTCAGAATCGATGTCCTGGTAATCCGAAAGTGTGCACGTTTGAAGAAATCTCCGTCGATGCTGTTCTTTCTCGTATTGAACATGTGATAAGAAAGTGA